A genome region from Nocardia sp. NBC_00565 includes the following:
- the rpoB gene encoding DNA-directed RNA polymerase subunit beta: MSVSSQTVANKNQVVAGVPGAPKRISFAKIREPLEVPGLLDVQTDSFEWLIGAPEWRTRAAARGQDNSSGGLEEVLEELSPIEDFSGSMSLSFSDPRFEEVKASIDECKDKDMTYAAPLFVTAEFINNNTGEIKSQTVFMGDFPMMTDKGTFIINGTERVVVSQLVRSPGVYFGHSVDKATEKNLHSVRVIPSRGAWLEFDIDKRDTVGVRIDRKRRQPVTVFLKALGWSAEQITERFGFSEVMMSTLEKDNTVGTDDALLDIHRKLRPGEPPTKESAQALLENLFFKEKRYDLARVGRYKMNKKLGIGTTSATVLTEEDLIATLEYLLRLHARDKTMTVPGGVEVPVDVDDIDHFGNRRLRVVGELIQNQIRIGLSRMERVVRERMTTQDVEAITPQTLINIRPVTAAIKEFFGTSQQSVFMDQNNPLSGLTNKRRLSALGPGGLSRERASLEVRDVHHSHYGRMCPIETPEGPNIGLIGYLSVYARVNPFGFIETPYRKVVGGKVTDDVDYLTADEEERFVRAQANSLVGVDGQLLEDKILVRRFGEEVESVSPAEVDYMDVSPRQMVSVATAMIPFLEHDDANRALMGANMQRQAVPLIRSEAPIVGTGMELRAAVDSGDVVVSAKGGVVEEVSADYITVMADDGTRKSYRLRKFARSNQGNCVNQRPIVDEGQTVAAGQVLADGPCTENGEMALGKNLLVAIMPWEGHNYEDAIILSQRLVEEDVLTSIHIEEHEIDARDTKLGAEEITRDIPNVSDEVLADLDERGIVRIGAEVRHGDILVGKVTPKGETELTPEERLLRAIFGEKAREVRDTSLKVPHGQSGKVIGIRVFSREDDDDLPPGVNELVRVYVAQKRKIQDGDKLAGRHGNKGVIGKILATEDMPFMPDGTPVDIILNTHGVPRRMNIGQILETHLGWIGKAGWEIQGTPDWARALPAQMQAVPANSNLATPVFDGAREEELAGLLGCTLPNRDGEVMVGADGKSTLFDGRSGEPFPYPVAVGYMYILKLHHLVDDKIHARSTGPYSMITQQPLGGKAQFGGQRFGEMECWAMQAYGAAYTLQELLTIKSDDIAGRVKVYEAIVKGENIPEPGIPESFKVLLKELQSLCLNVEVLSAEGATIEMRDTDDDIDRAAANLGINLSRNEAATVDDLPI; the protein is encoded by the coding sequence TTGTCGGTCTCGAGCCAGACGGTCGCCAACAAAAACCAGGTAGTCGCCGGTGTACCCGGCGCGCCGAAGCGGATTTCGTTCGCCAAGATTCGGGAACCGCTGGAAGTGCCGGGTTTGCTCGATGTGCAAACCGATTCGTTCGAATGGTTGATCGGCGCGCCGGAATGGCGGACCCGCGCCGCCGCGCGCGGCCAGGACAACTCGAGCGGTGGCCTGGAGGAGGTGCTCGAGGAGCTGTCGCCGATCGAGGATTTCTCGGGCTCGATGTCGCTGTCTTTCTCGGATCCTCGTTTCGAGGAGGTCAAGGCCTCCATCGACGAGTGCAAAGACAAAGATATGACCTACGCGGCGCCGTTGTTCGTCACCGCTGAGTTCATCAACAACAACACCGGTGAGATCAAGAGCCAGACGGTCTTCATGGGTGATTTCCCGATGATGACCGATAAGGGCACATTCATCATCAATGGCACCGAGCGCGTCGTTGTTTCGCAGCTGGTGCGTTCGCCGGGTGTGTACTTCGGTCACAGCGTCGACAAGGCCACGGAGAAGAATCTGCACAGTGTGCGGGTCATTCCGTCGCGCGGGGCTTGGCTGGAGTTCGATATCGACAAGCGCGACACCGTCGGTGTGCGTATCGACCGCAAGCGACGCCAGCCCGTGACGGTCTTCCTGAAGGCGCTCGGCTGGAGCGCCGAGCAGATCACAGAACGTTTCGGGTTCTCCGAAGTCATGATGTCGACGCTGGAGAAGGACAACACCGTCGGCACTGACGACGCACTGCTCGACATCCATCGCAAGCTGCGTCCGGGTGAGCCGCCGACCAAGGAGTCCGCGCAGGCACTGTTGGAGAACCTGTTCTTCAAGGAGAAGCGCTACGACCTGGCGCGTGTCGGTCGCTACAAGATGAACAAAAAGCTCGGCATCGGTACCACGTCGGCAACAGTGTTGACCGAAGAGGATCTGATCGCCACCCTCGAGTACCTCCTCCGCCTGCACGCGCGCGACAAGACCATGACGGTGCCCGGCGGTGTCGAAGTTCCGGTCGACGTCGATGACATCGACCACTTCGGCAACCGTCGCCTGCGTGTCGTCGGCGAGCTGATCCAGAACCAGATCCGGATCGGCCTGTCTCGCATGGAGCGCGTGGTCCGCGAGCGGATGACCACTCAGGACGTCGAGGCGATCACGCCGCAGACCCTGATCAATATCCGCCCGGTCACCGCCGCGATCAAGGAGTTCTTCGGAACCTCGCAGCAGTCGGTGTTCATGGACCAGAACAACCCGCTCTCGGGTCTGACCAACAAGCGTCGTCTCTCGGCGCTGGGCCCGGGTGGTCTGTCCCGTGAGCGGGCCAGCCTCGAGGTGCGCGACGTGCACCACAGCCACTACGGCCGCATGTGCCCGATCGAGACTCCGGAAGGCCCGAATATCGGCCTGATCGGCTATCTCTCGGTGTACGCGCGAGTCAATCCGTTCGGCTTCATCGAGACGCCGTACCGAAAGGTCGTCGGCGGCAAGGTTACCGACGATGTGGACTACCTCACCGCGGATGAAGAGGAGCGGTTCGTCCGCGCGCAGGCCAACTCGCTGGTCGGGGTGGACGGACAGCTCCTGGAGGACAAGATCCTCGTACGACGATTCGGCGAAGAGGTCGAGTCCGTCTCGCCCGCCGAGGTCGACTACATGGATGTCTCCCCGCGGCAGATGGTTTCGGTCGCGACCGCGATGATCCCGTTCCTCGAACACGACGACGCCAACCGCGCCCTGATGGGTGCGAACATGCAGCGCCAGGCCGTGCCGCTGATCCGTTCCGAGGCCCCGATCGTGGGCACCGGTATGGAGCTGCGCGCCGCGGTCGACTCGGGTGATGTCGTCGTCAGTGCGAAAGGCGGTGTGGTCGAGGAGGTCTCGGCCGACTACATCACCGTGATGGCCGACGACGGCACCCGCAAGAGCTACCGACTCCGTAAATTCGCCCGCTCGAACCAGGGCAACTGCGTCAACCAGCGCCCGATCGTGGACGAGGGGCAAACCGTGGCGGCCGGGCAGGTTCTCGCCGATGGTCCGTGCACCGAGAACGGTGAGATGGCGCTGGGCAAGAACCTGCTCGTCGCGATCATGCCGTGGGAGGGCCACAACTACGAGGACGCGATCATCCTGTCGCAGCGCCTCGTGGAAGAGGACGTCCTGACCTCGATCCACATCGAGGAGCACGAAATCGACGCCCGCGACACCAAACTCGGTGCCGAGGAGATAACCCGCGACATTCCCAATGTCTCCGACGAGGTCCTGGCCGATCTCGATGAGCGCGGCATCGTGCGTATCGGCGCCGAGGTGCGCCATGGCGACATCCTGGTCGGCAAGGTCACGCCCAAGGGGGAGACCGAGCTGACCCCGGAGGAGCGGTTGCTGCGCGCGATCTTCGGTGAGAAGGCGCGCGAAGTCCGCGACACCTCGCTGAAGGTGCCACATGGTCAGTCCGGCAAGGTGATCGGTATTCGGGTGTTCTCGCGTGAGGACGACGACGATCTGCCTCCGGGTGTGAATGAGCTGGTGCGCGTGTACGTGGCGCAGAAGCGCAAGATCCAGGACGGCGACAAGCTCGCCGGTCGCCACGGCAACAAGGGTGTTATCGGCAAGATCCTCGCGACCGAGGACATGCCGTTCATGCCCGATGGCACTCCGGTGGACATCATCCTGAACACCCATGGTGTGCCGCGTCGTATGAACATCGGCCAGATCTTGGAGACCCACCTCGGGTGGATCGGCAAGGCGGGCTGGGAGATTCAGGGCACACCGGATTGGGCGCGGGCACTGCCCGCGCAAATGCAAGCCGTGCCTGCGAACAGCAATCTCGCCACCCCGGTCTTCGACGGCGCGCGCGAGGAAGAACTCGCCGGTCTGCTCGGATGCACCCTGCCGAACCGCGACGGCGAGGTGATGGTCGGTGCGGACGGCAAGTCGACGCTGTTCGACGGCCGTTCCGGTGAGCCCTTCCCATACCCGGTTGCGGTCGGCTACATGTACATCCTGAAGCTGCACCACCTGGTCGACGACAAGATCCACGCCCGTTCGACCGGCCCGTACTCGATGATCACCCAGCAGCCGCTCGGTGGTAAGGCGCAGTTCGGTGGTCAGCGCTTCGGTGAGATGGAGTGCTGGGCCATGCAGGCCTACGGTGCGGCGTACACGCTGCAGGAGCTGCTCACCATCAAATCCGACGACATCGCGGGACGCGTGAAGGTCTACGAGGCGATCGTCAAGGGCGAGAACATTCCGGAGCCGGGCATTCCGGAATCCTTCAAGGTGCTCCTCAAGGAACTCCAGTCGCTGTGCCTCAACGTCGAGGTGCTCTCCGCCGAAGGCGCCACGATCGAAATGCGCGATACCGACGACGACATCGACCGGGCGGCCGCGAACCTGGGCATCAACCTCTCCCGCAACGAAGCCGCCACCGTGGACGACCTACCGATCTGA
- a CDS encoding gluconokinase codes for MGVSGSGKSTVGSRLAEALHVDYAEGDDFHPAANVAKMAAGIPLTDADRAPWLDIVAGWLGEHQGRGGVVTCSALKRVYRDRLRAAAPSAFFLHLAVPHDELARRMATRSGHFMPPTLLDSQLAALEPLASDEHGVAVDATRDPAELIREATAVLGPS; via the coding sequence ATGGGTGTTTCCGGCAGCGGTAAGTCCACCGTCGGCAGCCGTCTCGCCGAGGCGCTGCACGTCGACTATGCCGAGGGCGATGATTTCCATCCGGCGGCCAATGTCGCGAAGATGGCGGCCGGTATTCCGTTGACGGATGCGGACCGCGCGCCCTGGCTGGACATCGTGGCCGGATGGCTCGGTGAACACCAGGGTCGCGGCGGTGTGGTCACCTGCTCGGCGCTCAAGCGGGTCTATCGGGATCGGCTGCGGGCCGCTGCGCCGAGCGCGTTCTTCCTGCACCTGGCCGTGCCGCACGACGAACTGGCCCGCCGCATGGCCACCCGGAGCGGCCATTTCATGCCGCCGACGCTGCTCGATTCGCAGCTGGCGGCATTGGAACCGCTGGCTTCCGATGAACACGGCGTTGCCGTGGACGCGACCCGCGACCCCGCCGAGTTGATTCGGGAAGCAACGGCGGTGCTGGGACCGAGCTAG